In one Micromonospora polyrhachis genomic region, the following are encoded:
- a CDS encoding DEDD exonuclease domain-containing protein, with protein MAQPGYVQDTLDGLLLDDDGSRAADALPLHQTTFVVVDLETTGGAPDGGGITEIGAVKVRGGEQLGVLGTLVNPGEAIPPFVTVLTGITQAMVAPAPRIEAVLPSFLEFLRGAVLVAHNAPYDVGFLKAACARHGHTWPNPRVVDTAALARRVLTRDEVPNRKLGTLAAYFRTSVQPTHRALDDALATVDVLHGLIGRLSGHGVHTLGDTIEFAKAVTPTQRRKRHLADGLPRVPGVYIFRAADDRPLYVGTSGDIATRVRSYFTASEKRARISEMLAAAERVEAVECAHALEAEVRELRLIAAHAPPYNRRSKYPERAVWLKLTSEAYPRLSVVWSIGPDDDAFLGPFTSRRTAELAAAAVHDALPVRQCTHRLSTRTTMPACALAELGRCPAPCEHRISVSDYAHRAADPFRTAMTGDPQSVVDALLARIDALAADQRFEEAAVVRGRLAVLLRAAIRMQRLAGLTRIGELAAARRRTDGGWDLAVVRHGRLSGAGATPPGIDPRPTLDLVRATAETVLPGHGPVPNASAEESERVLSWLERPDTRLVHTSTGWASPIRGAARFRDLLAKAEAATLARLSTERP; from the coding sequence GTGGCTCAACCCGGATATGTGCAGGACACCCTGGATGGACTGCTGCTCGACGACGACGGCAGCCGCGCGGCCGACGCCCTGCCCTTGCACCAGACCACCTTCGTGGTGGTCGACCTGGAGACCACCGGCGGAGCCCCGGACGGCGGGGGCATCACCGAGATCGGTGCGGTGAAGGTACGCGGTGGCGAGCAGTTGGGCGTCCTCGGCACCCTGGTCAACCCGGGCGAGGCGATCCCACCGTTCGTCACCGTGCTGACCGGCATCACTCAGGCCATGGTCGCCCCCGCACCCCGGATCGAGGCGGTGCTCCCCAGTTTCCTGGAGTTCCTGCGGGGGGCGGTGCTGGTCGCCCACAACGCCCCGTACGACGTGGGTTTCCTCAAGGCGGCCTGTGCCCGGCACGGCCATACCTGGCCCAATCCCCGGGTGGTCGACACCGCCGCGCTGGCCCGCCGGGTACTGACCCGTGACGAGGTGCCCAACCGCAAGCTCGGCACCCTGGCCGCCTACTTCCGGACCAGCGTCCAGCCGACCCACCGGGCGCTGGACGACGCCCTGGCCACCGTCGACGTGCTGCACGGCCTGATCGGCCGGCTGAGCGGCCACGGCGTGCACACCCTGGGCGACACGATCGAGTTCGCCAAGGCGGTCACCCCCACCCAGCGCCGCAAACGGCACCTGGCCGACGGTCTGCCCCGGGTGCCGGGGGTCTACATCTTCCGGGCCGCCGACGACCGCCCGCTCTACGTCGGTACCTCGGGGGACATCGCCACCCGGGTCCGCAGCTACTTCACCGCCTCGGAGAAGCGGGCCCGGATCTCCGAGATGCTCGCCGCCGCCGAGCGGGTCGAGGCGGTCGAGTGCGCGCACGCGCTGGAGGCCGAGGTACGCGAGTTGCGGCTGATCGCCGCGCACGCGCCGCCGTACAACCGCCGGTCGAAGTATCCGGAGCGGGCGGTGTGGCTGAAGCTGACCAGCGAGGCGTACCCGAGGTTGTCGGTGGTCTGGTCGATCGGCCCGGACGACGACGCCTTCCTCGGGCCGTTCACCTCCCGGCGTACGGCGGAGCTGGCGGCGGCCGCCGTCCACGACGCGCTGCCGGTACGACAGTGCACCCATCGACTCTCGACCCGGACCACCATGCCGGCCTGTGCACTGGCGGAGTTGGGCCGCTGCCCGGCTCCCTGCGAGCACCGCATCTCCGTGTCGGACTACGCACATCGGGCGGCCGACCCGTTCCGTACCGCCATGACCGGCGACCCGCAGTCGGTGGTCGACGCCCTGCTCGCCCGGATCGACGCGCTCGCCGCCGACCAACGGTTCGAGGAGGCGGCGGTGGTACGCGGCCGGCTGGCCGTACTGTTGCGGGCCGCCATACGGATGCAGCGACTGGCCGGGCTGACCCGGATCGGCGAGTTGGCCGCCGCCCGACGGCGGACCGACGGTGGCTGGGATCTCGCAGTCGTCCGGCACGGTCGGTTGTCCGGGGCGGGTGCCACCCCGCCGGGGATCGACCCACGTCCCACCCTCGATCTGGTCCGCGCCACCGCCGAAACGGTGCTGCCCGGCCACGGCCCGGTCCCCAACGCCTCGGCTGAGGAGTCCGAACGCGTCCTGTCCTGGTTGGAACGACCGGACACCCGGCTGGTCCACACATCGACCGGTTGGGCGTCACCGATCAGGGGTGCGGCCCGCTTCCGTGACCTGCTTGCCAAGGCGGAGGCGGCCACTTTGGCGCGACTCTCCACCGAACGCCCATAA
- a CDS encoding M48 family metallopeptidase has product MTPRIWAAVTLVGLVVALLAAAVLLVPWGRPPAPRSDQLAALGDLPHAEVARGREFRAALRPGGYGALAIGLLIALLLGLTPLGAKLVSLVGRPFGDHWIAQAVLGGMAVVLVADLVTLPFAAWRHAIVSRYGLSTQGWGGWTVDLLKSYAVSAIIGAVVLLGFYTVTRLAPHWWWAFGAAGAAALVVLLSFILPVLVEPVFNRFTPMEPGPLRTELTTLAARDGVPVRDVLVADASRRTRAVNAYVSGFGPTRRIVVYDTLLREAPPAEVASVVAHELGHAKDKDVLTGTLTGALGAAAAVVALYLLGSWGALLRLAGVESIAEPRAFPLLFGLITVAGLVATPAQALVSRHVEARADAHALALTGDPATFEAMQRRLATINLGDPDPPRWEYLYSATHPSTVERMAAARAHARGGGG; this is encoded by the coding sequence GTGACCCCCCGAATCTGGGCAGCCGTGACGCTCGTCGGACTGGTCGTCGCACTGCTCGCCGCCGCCGTGCTACTCGTGCCCTGGGGACGGCCACCGGCCCCCCGATCGGATCAGCTCGCCGCCCTCGGAGACCTGCCCCATGCCGAGGTGGCCCGAGGACGGGAGTTCCGCGCCGCACTGCGCCCCGGTGGCTACGGCGCGCTGGCCATCGGCCTGCTGATCGCGTTGCTGCTCGGACTGACCCCGCTGGGCGCGAAACTCGTCAGCCTCGTCGGACGCCCCTTCGGTGACCACTGGATCGCCCAGGCGGTGCTCGGTGGGATGGCCGTGGTGCTGGTCGCCGACCTGGTCACCCTGCCCTTCGCCGCCTGGCGACACGCCATCGTCTCCCGCTACGGGCTCTCCACCCAGGGCTGGGGTGGGTGGACCGTCGACCTGCTCAAGTCGTACGCGGTCAGCGCCATCATCGGCGCGGTGGTGCTGCTCGGCTTCTACACCGTGACCCGGCTCGCCCCCCACTGGTGGTGGGCGTTCGGCGCGGCCGGTGCCGCCGCGCTGGTCGTACTGCTCTCCTTCATCCTGCCGGTTCTGGTCGAGCCGGTCTTCAACCGGTTCACCCCGATGGAACCGGGTCCGCTACGCACCGAACTGACGACCCTCGCCGCCCGCGACGGCGTACCGGTACGGGACGTGCTGGTGGCCGACGCATCCCGACGTACCCGGGCGGTCAACGCCTACGTCTCCGGATTCGGGCCGACCCGCCGGATCGTCGTCTACGACACCCTGCTGCGGGAGGCGCCACCGGCGGAGGTGGCCAGTGTGGTGGCACACGAGCTGGGGCACGCCAAGGACAAGGACGTACTCACCGGAACCCTGACCGGGGCGCTCGGTGCGGCGGCAGCGGTCGTCGCCCTCTATCTGCTCGGTTCCTGGGGCGCGCTGCTGCGGCTGGCCGGGGTCGAGTCGATCGCCGAACCGAGGGCGTTCCCGCTGCTGTTCGGGCTGATCACCGTGGCCGGTCTGGTGGCCACCCCGGCCCAGGCACTGGTCTCCCGGCACGTCGAGGCGCGGGCCGACGCGCACGCCCTGGCCCTGACCGGCGACCCGGCCACCTTCGAGGCGATGCAGCGCCGGCTGGCGACGATCAACCTGGGCGACCCGGACCCGCCCCGCTGGGAATACCTCTACTCCGCGACCCATCCGTCCACCGTGGAGCGGATGGCCGCCGCCCGCGCCCATGCCCGAGGAGGCGGCGGGTGA
- a CDS encoding DNRLRE domain-containing protein — translation MTSPRLLSPLVRTRTRRTLTLVTLLAVVATSLPLWWWSQVDDLRRTALGAVPVAPLRDEATAMAEALRTGKEVLVETATSATSLTWALPSGRLRSTIHATPQRTKDAKGQWSPIDITLTHTGEEAGGLGVRPVNAPTPVRFSSGSGVAGGTDGSSTDSTSVLAEVNIDGHTVAYTWPGLLPEPVLDGPRALYPEVLPGVDLLLVARDDGGFGQLLIIKNRAAATNPLVKAPTYGLRSATAVFRHDATTGGVQIVDRGSGQEIGSIPSLFAWDSAGQDPAAPEATPRTSVATTADVLRLSGLNGVEPGAQHAQMPTRLDGDGTGEAHLHLDAAATGLLTDEKALFPVFLDPPLNTKTQAWATVYKQRPNTNTWNGTNFNSGSTDARVGYEQNTPLTTRSFWRMGYSTSLKGATVSSAAFKVLNNHSWNCDAREMQLWLTGSISSGTTWNKQPAWKTLQQKLSFAHGYDGKCGNDYVSFDVKNAAQQGATNGWSTITLGMQATSETDTHTWRRFLVSSTVLEVEYNRPPTEPTKVSSAPGGACVVGPGNGVTVAKTNIVLSAAATDPDGNLNGLRFRFWKTGATPPAGTLITNLTGGEGSLTIPSNTLENDVTYSWDVRAEDKSNASSAYAPPGDQPCQLTIDGQAPSTPTVASDVFKEATSNGLTWATVKFGGTGAVTFSAADAVQFKYSIGGIGTTYVPATNGVATVPDLRPRHSGPNTLEVYAYDATGNQSPVKQYTFYVPPRDAADGPGDTGGDGIPDLILIDGGGKLQTFAGDVDGELYSGLLASYTTGNHLNPPGHWYDPVTGKAALITKHSDVYPGDGATDLFARTPDGGFWLYPGDGYGSFNVDHRLRILLPSNVPAPATWTQIKAVGDITGDKHPDLLVRVGTQFWTLTGYTGASFQEAILMEGSAWARQEILNMADIDLDGTPDLLWRHLDNGNMYIRHGKPGSVAGSVDLNSLKTAANSRSGDVSYGTDWTEAKASAIVSIPDVNGDRIPDLWVRSGEDGRVRVYHPSTTNVGAPVKIVLSTNLTTIKAFG, via the coding sequence GTGACCTCGCCTCGCCTACTCAGCCCGCTCGTACGCACGCGTACCCGGCGGACCCTCACCCTGGTCACCCTGCTGGCCGTAGTCGCCACATCCCTGCCGCTGTGGTGGTGGTCCCAAGTCGACGATCTGCGAAGGACCGCCCTCGGTGCCGTGCCCGTCGCCCCCCTCCGGGATGAGGCGACCGCCATGGCCGAGGCGCTGCGGACCGGCAAGGAGGTGCTCGTGGAGACCGCCACCAGCGCCACCTCGCTGACCTGGGCACTGCCGAGCGGGAGGCTTCGCAGCACGATCCACGCCACCCCGCAGCGGACCAAGGACGCCAAGGGGCAGTGGTCACCGATCGACATCACGCTGACCCACACCGGAGAAGAGGCCGGCGGCCTCGGCGTCCGGCCCGTCAACGCCCCTACTCCGGTCCGCTTCTCCAGCGGCAGCGGCGTAGCCGGAGGTACGGACGGCAGCAGCACGGACAGCACGAGCGTGCTGGCCGAGGTGAACATCGACGGGCACACCGTCGCGTACACCTGGCCGGGTCTGCTGCCCGAGCCGGTGCTCGACGGGCCACGTGCCCTCTATCCCGAAGTCCTTCCCGGGGTGGACCTACTCCTCGTCGCCCGCGACGATGGCGGTTTCGGGCAGCTGCTGATCATCAAGAATCGCGCTGCGGCCACGAATCCGCTCGTCAAAGCCCCAACCTACGGCCTACGGTCCGCCACGGCGGTCTTCCGGCACGACGCCACCACCGGCGGCGTGCAAATCGTCGATCGCGGCAGCGGACAGGAGATCGGCTCGATCCCCAGCCTGTTCGCCTGGGACTCCGCAGGTCAGGACCCAGCAGCCCCGGAAGCCACCCCCCGCACCTCGGTGGCCACCACCGCTGACGTACTCCGGCTCTCCGGCCTCAACGGCGTCGAGCCGGGCGCACAGCACGCCCAGATGCCCACTCGCCTCGACGGCGACGGCACGGGTGAGGCCCACCTCCACCTGGACGCCGCCGCCACCGGCCTACTCACCGACGAGAAGGCACTCTTCCCGGTCTTCCTGGACCCGCCCCTCAACACCAAGACGCAAGCCTGGGCAACCGTCTACAAGCAGCGCCCCAACACCAACACCTGGAACGGCACCAACTTCAACTCCGGCAGCACGGACGCCCGGGTTGGCTATGAGCAGAACACACCCCTAACGACCCGCTCCTTCTGGCGGATGGGTTACAGCACCAGCCTCAAGGGCGCGACGGTCAGCTCGGCCGCCTTCAAGGTGCTCAACAACCACTCCTGGAACTGCGACGCCAGGGAAATGCAGCTCTGGCTCACCGGATCGATCTCCTCGGGCACCACCTGGAACAAGCAGCCGGCCTGGAAGACCTTGCAGCAGAAGCTGTCCTTTGCCCATGGCTACGACGGAAAATGCGGCAACGACTACGTAAGCTTCGACGTAAAGAACGCGGCCCAGCAGGGGGCCACCAATGGCTGGTCAACCATCACGCTCGGCATGCAGGCCACCAGCGAGACCGATACGCATACCTGGCGTAGGTTCCTGGTTTCTTCGACGGTGCTGGAGGTCGAATACAACCGGCCGCCCACGGAGCCGACGAAGGTCAGCTCGGCACCCGGCGGTGCCTGTGTGGTCGGGCCGGGCAATGGTGTCACGGTCGCCAAAACCAACATCGTCCTCTCAGCGGCCGCCACCGATCCCGACGGTAATCTCAATGGCCTGCGTTTCCGCTTCTGGAAGACGGGTGCCACGCCTCCCGCTGGCACTCTGATCACCAACCTGACCGGCGGCGAGGGGAGCCTGACAATTCCCTCCAACACGCTGGAGAACGACGTCACCTACTCGTGGGACGTACGCGCCGAGGACAAGTCCAACGCCTCGTCCGCGTACGCGCCGCCCGGCGACCAGCCCTGTCAGCTCACCATCGACGGCCAGGCTCCCTCCACCCCGACCGTCGCCAGCGACGTGTTCAAGGAAGCCACCAGCAACGGCCTGACCTGGGCGACGGTGAAGTTCGGCGGAACCGGCGCGGTCACCTTCAGCGCTGCGGACGCAGTGCAGTTCAAATACTCCATCGGGGGCATCGGCACCACGTACGTGCCGGCCACCAACGGTGTTGCCACCGTGCCCGATCTGCGACCGCGGCACTCCGGCCCCAACACCCTGGAGGTGTACGCCTACGACGCGACCGGCAACCAGAGCCCTGTCAAGCAGTACACCTTCTACGTGCCACCGCGCGACGCGGCCGACGGCCCGGGCGACACCGGCGGCGACGGAATCCCCGACCTGATTCTCATCGACGGAGGGGGCAAGCTGCAGACCTTCGCTGGCGACGTCGACGGCGAGTTGTACAGCGGGCTTCTCGCCTCCTACACCACCGGCAACCACCTCAACCCGCCCGGCCACTGGTACGACCCGGTCACCGGCAAGGCCGCCCTGATCACCAAGCACTCCGACGTCTATCCGGGCGACGGCGCGACCGACCTGTTCGCCCGGACCCCGGACGGCGGCTTCTGGCTCTACCCCGGTGACGGGTACGGCAGTTTCAACGTGGACCACCGGCTGCGGATCCTGCTGCCGTCCAATGTGCCTGCCCCCGCGACTTGGACGCAGATCAAGGCGGTGGGTGACATCACCGGTGACAAGCACCCGGACCTGCTCGTGCGGGTCGGCACCCAGTTCTGGACGCTGACCGGCTACACCGGGGCGAGCTTCCAGGAGGCGATCCTGATGGAGGGCAGCGCGTGGGCCCGGCAGGAGATCCTCAATATGGCGGACATCGATCTGGACGGCACCCCCGACCTGCTCTGGCGCCACCTGGACAACGGCAACATGTATATCCGGCATGGGAAGCCCGGCTCAGTGGCGGGGAGCGTCGACCTGAACTCGCTCAAGACGGCAGCCAACTCCCGCAGCGGAGACGTTTCCTACGGAACGGACTGGACCGAGGCGAAGGCAAGCGCGATCGTCAGCATCCCCGACGTCAACGGCGACCGGATACCTGACCTCTGGGTCCGATCCGGGGAGGATGGACGAGTCCGGGTCTACCATCCGTCCACGACCAACGTCGGCGCGCCGGTCAAGATCGTCCTGTCGACGAACCTGACAACGATCAAGGCCTTCGGCTGA
- a CDS encoding NYN domain-containing protein, with product MSDSSVPEVSETTLPEPTLPEPTLPEPVRQRIVTLTAAALPGLPADELPAPLRRVAKFAPNRRARLGGGAIATQLAGDPLFRQRVTSRILTEAGDLGAAVVDGVVPAAADPVEVAALAYLVRPPGWRDQVEAAGAAVQADVDSAVVAELVRSAEQRVARAEHDRAVAKVEADKLRDELARVREELGQLREEARTLSRSLRETQGRERKATEMLATEKGRAARAANDHDAELRRLRAKLAEAETVAGAARHTAKEARSVDDARLWLLLETIGRASAGLRRELALDPVDWLPADSVAEAYAEGPTGATTSRARDTDDPARLDELLALPRAHLVVDGYNVTKRGFGEMSLEQQRKRLIAGLGGLAAQTGDEVTVVFDGAERMHGLPPTPRGVRVLFSRKGETADELIRRLVRAEPRGRPIVVVSSDREVADGVRRHGAYPLGADSLLRRLARS from the coding sequence GTGTCGGACTCGTCCGTGCCGGAGGTGTCGGAAACGACGCTGCCCGAGCCGACGTTGCCCGAGCCGACGTTGCCCGAGCCGGTCCGACAGCGGATCGTCACGCTGACCGCAGCGGCCCTACCTGGACTGCCGGCCGACGAACTACCCGCCCCGCTGCGCCGGGTGGCGAAGTTCGCGCCCAACCGCCGGGCCCGCCTCGGCGGCGGGGCGATCGCCACCCAGCTCGCCGGCGATCCACTCTTCCGACAGCGGGTGACCAGCCGGATCCTGACCGAGGCCGGTGACCTCGGTGCGGCGGTGGTCGATGGAGTCGTACCGGCCGCCGCCGACCCGGTGGAGGTGGCCGCGCTCGCCTACCTGGTCCGCCCACCCGGCTGGCGGGACCAGGTCGAGGCCGCCGGTGCCGCCGTGCAGGCCGACGTCGACAGTGCGGTCGTCGCCGAACTGGTCCGCAGCGCCGAGCAACGGGTGGCCCGGGCCGAGCACGACCGGGCCGTCGCCAAGGTGGAGGCGGACAAGCTGCGGGACGAGCTGGCCCGAGTCCGGGAAGAACTGGGCCAACTCCGCGAGGAGGCCCGGACGCTCAGCCGGTCGCTACGGGAGACACAGGGCCGGGAACGCAAGGCCACCGAAATGCTCGCCACCGAGAAGGGTCGGGCCGCGCGGGCCGCGAACGACCACGACGCCGAGCTGCGCCGGCTACGCGCCAAACTCGCCGAGGCCGAGACAGTAGCCGGAGCGGCGCGACACACCGCCAAGGAGGCGCGCTCGGTCGACGACGCCCGGCTCTGGCTGCTGCTGGAAACGATTGGCCGGGCCTCCGCCGGGCTGCGCCGGGAGCTGGCGCTCGACCCGGTCGACTGGCTGCCGGCCGACTCAGTGGCCGAGGCGTACGCCGAAGGGCCGACCGGCGCGACGACCAGCCGGGCACGGGACACCGACGATCCGGCCCGGCTCGACGAACTGCTTGCCCTGCCCCGGGCACACCTGGTGGTGGACGGTTACAACGTCACCAAGCGCGGATTCGGCGAGATGTCCCTGGAACAGCAGCGTAAGCGGCTCATCGCCGGGTTGGGCGGTCTCGCGGCGCAGACCGGCGACGAGGTCACCGTCGTCTTCGACGGAGCCGAACGGATGCACGGGCTTCCCCCCACGCCGCGCGGTGTCCGGGTGCTCTTCTCCCGTAAGGGGGAGACCGCCGACGAGCTGATCCGCCGGCTGGTCCGGGCCGAGCCCCGGGGTCGTCCGATCGTCGTGGTCTCTTCGGACCGGGAGGTCGCCGATGGGGTACGCCGACACGGGGCGTATCCGCTGGGGGCCGACTCGCTGCTTCGGCGACTCGCCCGATCCTGA
- a CDS encoding glycosyltransferase family 4 protein, which produces MTRTLLVTNDFPPRPGGIQSFVHNLAIRQPTGSLVVYASTFAGAEKFDAEQPFEVIREDTQMLLPTPAVARRAARLAVEHDCDTLWFGAAAPLGLLARGLRSRTGIERVVALTHGHEVGWAALPGARTLLRRIARDTDVVTYLGEYTRVRLDRALHGLTDLRRLAPGVDIDVYHPEVDGSEVRARYGLTDRPVVVCVSRLVPRKGQDTLIRALPEIRRRVPDAALLIVGGGPYRDALGKLARQTGAADDVFFTGAVEWAELPAHYAAGDVFAMPCRTRNRGLDVEGLGMVFLEASATGLPVVAGDSGGAPDAVREGETGFVVDGRSVAQLVDRIVPLLDDPELARRMGAAGRTWVEQEWHWGIQAARMAELMGRTADSTP; this is translated from the coding sequence GTGACCCGTACGCTACTGGTCACCAACGACTTCCCGCCGCGTCCCGGTGGCATCCAGTCCTTCGTGCACAACCTGGCGATCCGGCAACCCACCGGATCACTGGTGGTCTACGCCTCGACCTTTGCCGGCGCGGAGAAGTTCGACGCCGAGCAGCCGTTCGAAGTGATTCGCGAGGACACCCAGATGCTGCTGCCCACCCCGGCGGTGGCGCGCCGGGCAGCCCGGCTGGCCGTCGAACACGACTGCGACACGCTCTGGTTCGGGGCCGCCGCCCCGCTCGGCCTGCTCGCCCGAGGACTGCGCAGCCGCACCGGGATCGAGCGGGTGGTGGCGTTGACCCACGGCCACGAGGTGGGCTGGGCCGCGCTGCCCGGAGCGCGAACCCTGCTGCGGCGGATCGCCCGGGACACCGACGTGGTCACCTACCTCGGCGAATACACCCGGGTACGGCTCGACCGGGCGCTGCACGGCCTCACCGACCTGCGTCGGCTCGCCCCCGGAGTGGACATCGACGTCTATCACCCGGAGGTGGACGGCTCCGAGGTGCGCGCCCGGTACGGCCTCACCGACCGGCCGGTGGTGGTCTGCGTGTCCCGGCTGGTGCCGCGTAAGGGGCAGGATACCCTGATCCGGGCGCTGCCCGAGATCCGTCGTCGGGTGCCCGACGCGGCGCTGCTGATCGTCGGTGGTGGGCCCTACCGTGATGCGCTGGGCAAGCTCGCCCGACAGACCGGGGCGGCCGATGACGTCTTCTTCACCGGCGCGGTGGAGTGGGCTGAGTTGCCCGCGCACTACGCGGCCGGGGACGTCTTCGCCATGCCGTGCCGGACCCGTAACCGTGGCCTCGACGTGGAGGGGCTGGGCATGGTCTTCCTGGAAGCCTCGGCGACCGGCCTGCCGGTGGTGGCCGGTGACTCCGGCGGCGCACCCGACGCGGTCCGTGAGGGCGAGACCGGGTTTGTCGTCGACGGTCGGAGTGTTGCCCAACTCGTCGACCGGATCGTGCCCCTGCTCGACGATCCGGAGCTGGCCCGACGGATGGGAGCCGCCGGTCGTACCTGGGTGGAACAGGAGTGGCACTGGGGCATCCAGGCCGCCCGGATGGCCGAGCTGATGGGGCGGACGGCCGACTCGACGCCCTGA
- a CDS encoding RelA/SpoT family protein, producing MDLDAGHGAAIGGARLTKPTEIPLTRRLRALLSRPPAQEDPVARLTQSHRSIHPGTDTTVLRRSYAIAESMHRGQFRKSGEPYITHPLAVAEICADLGMDTTTLVAALLHDTVEDTHYTLQALTEDFGPEVAHLVDGVTKFDKAFYGKAAEAETIRKMIIAAGKDVRVLIIKLADRLHNMRTLGVRSPASRARIARATQEVLVPLCDRLGIQWLKRELDDVVLEHLEPEEYERIGRHVKERGSWDGYLKPVIAPTEVALKRDRVVATITPRPRHYYSIWKDTVAGQHMTPFDLPRIAIVVDGPETDCYAALGAVHSMWRPVPGRFKDFIASPKNNLYRSLHTSVIGPDGTTVEVLIRTVDMHRLAEYGVAAQYRFPQPNASAAASAAARTEQLDWLRRVLDWEPDTADPAQFLQSLRCDLSEAQIQVFTEGRPVVLPAGSTLVDLAYELGTERGDHCLAAKINGRLAPLSSQLDEGDVVEIFTEADGRTEFDVAVARPGPRREWLGFVKSPQTRMQINRWFAEHHEPGISVIDKIRLGRSTIGLALRKHNRGLKNDTPLRQLAEELGYPDLDTMLVAVFDRAIEPDTVVEQLIAQVDQRP from the coding sequence GTGGACCTCGACGCCGGCCACGGGGCCGCCATTGGCGGCGCCCGGCTGACGAAGCCGACCGAGATCCCGCTGACTCGACGCCTGCGCGCCCTGTTGTCGCGCCCACCGGCCCAGGAAGATCCGGTGGCCCGGCTGACCCAGAGCCACCGCAGCATCCACCCCGGCACCGACACCACTGTGCTGCGTCGTAGTTACGCCATCGCCGAGAGCATGCACCGGGGCCAGTTCCGCAAAAGCGGGGAGCCCTACATCACCCATCCGCTCGCGGTGGCCGAGATCTGCGCCGACCTGGGCATGGACACCACCACCCTGGTCGCCGCCCTGCTGCACGACACGGTGGAGGACACCCACTACACGTTGCAGGCCCTGACCGAGGACTTCGGCCCCGAGGTGGCCCACCTGGTCGACGGCGTCACCAAGTTCGACAAGGCGTTCTACGGCAAGGCCGCCGAGGCGGAGACCATCCGCAAGATGATCATTGCGGCCGGCAAGGACGTCCGCGTACTGATCATCAAGCTGGCCGACCGGCTGCACAACATGCGTACCCTCGGCGTCCGCTCCCCCGCCTCCCGGGCCCGGATCGCCCGCGCCACCCAGGAGGTACTGGTCCCGCTCTGTGACCGGCTCGGCATCCAGTGGCTCAAACGCGAGCTGGACGACGTGGTGCTCGAACACCTCGAACCCGAGGAATACGAACGGATCGGCCGTCACGTCAAGGAACGCGGGAGCTGGGACGGTTACCTCAAGCCGGTGATCGCCCCGACCGAGGTCGCCCTCAAGCGCGACCGGGTCGTCGCGACGATCACGCCCCGGCCCCGGCACTACTACTCGATCTGGAAGGACACCGTCGCCGGGCAGCACATGACCCCCTTCGACCTGCCCCGGATCGCCATCGTCGTGGACGGGCCGGAGACCGACTGCTACGCAGCTCTCGGTGCCGTCCACAGCATGTGGCGGCCGGTGCCCGGCCGGTTCAAGGACTTCATCGCGTCCCCGAAGAACAACCTCTACCGATCCCTGCACACCAGCGTCATCGGTCCGGACGGCACGACCGTCGAGGTACTCATCCGCACCGTCGACATGCACCGACTGGCCGAGTACGGCGTCGCCGCGCAATACCGCTTCCCGCAACCGAACGCCTCCGCCGCCGCCTCTGCCGCCGCTCGGACCGAGCAGCTCGACTGGCTGCGGCGTGTCCTCGACTGGGAGCCGGACACCGCCGATCCGGCGCAGTTCCTCCAGTCGCTGCGCTGTGACCTCTCCGAAGCCCAGATCCAGGTCTTCACCGAGGGCCGCCCGGTCGTGCTGCCAGCAGGTTCCACCCTGGTCGACCTGGCCTACGAACTGGGCACCGAACGCGGTGACCACTGCCTGGCGGCGAAGATCAATGGCCGGTTGGCCCCGCTCTCGTCACAGCTTGACGAGGGCGACGTGGTGGAAATCTTCACCGAGGCCGACGGGCGCACCGAGTTCGACGTCGCGGTCGCCCGGCCCGGCCCCCGTCGGGAATGGCTCGGCTTCGTCAAGTCGCCTCAGACCCGGATGCAGATCAACCGGTGGTTCGCCGAGCACCACGAGCCCGGGATCTCGGTCATCGACAAGATCCGGCTTGGCCGCTCGACGATCGGGCTGGCCCTACGAAAGCACAACCGCGGCCTGAAGAACGACACACCGCTGCGTCAACTCGCGGAAGAACTGGGCTACCCCGACCTGGACACCATGCTGGTCGCGGTCTTCGACCGGGCGATCGAGCCCGATACGGTGGTCGAGCAGCTCATCGCCCAGGTCGACCAGCGTCCCTAG